The following are encoded in a window of Lawsonia intracellularis PHE/MN1-00 genomic DNA:
- a CDS encoding autotransporter outer membrane beta-barrel domain-containing protein, translating into MNNGENDGRQHSLRRNSLGQPYDSECSGNGSGGEEPTSDPQSEALFAAFLNAHGGDTLADVSSSFSCPCFGPTKRCCKSVFEKWCCMFTCISSSIGSLVGGGVGCCIELVSKLGNIAPTAIPTTITTTGFSVSAAPIAYGLAGCIVCGPLGCICGYCTRQGNTLDRIENRMVRLRVLSAIRSNIREEQGPYVAFNVRSQSVTTQPRPVGSSDSTGSPVVTSQPPRGSMSSVGGSYTPVEQQRGEEGSSSEGSDEESGDEHIYETIGGGTGGGGGDEEPIYEEIGFYTTNLIPGYSYEGQVSSLLGMQCVLTGVSIQFPQKLRRLALKAYEKIPEMYLSTRGNKASSSSVPSYGQLLKVVKDPAKQKQSHIPYHVFAFTDDYKANLECKVRSSQTGVIAELCTGVHFGLIYSRHNDEKKEYTGMQLDVGRGSVKAKSEIESIAAVVTFNADRPGITGHFASCYGWGTVKNKRFFTHAGRETSSSGSPAISITGGLVQIGYNLYISKSCLVTPYVEGVLSVATCEPYNEKRGVLPCKLSESNESIFGKSIGLRSNWKLSEDTVLQMWISGISGTQTSSNISLQPLVAPMKRYEVSVPMRNENYLRTECGATYILKITDSLSTGATMLCSFTKEQKLYNQQLSACIQYVY; encoded by the coding sequence ATGAATAATGGTGAAAATGATGGTAGACAGCATTCGTTAAGGAGAAATAGCTTAGGCCAACCTTATGATAGTGAATGTTCAGGAAATGGAAGTGGTGGAGAAGAGCCTACTTCTGATCCTCAATCTGAGGCCCTATTTGCTGCATTTTTGAATGCACACGGAGGAGATACCCTGGCAGATGTATCTTCAAGTTTTAGTTGTCCTTGTTTTGGTCCTACTAAGCGTTGTTGCAAGTCTGTATTTGAGAAATGGTGCTGTATGTTTACTTGCATATCATCATCAATAGGTAGTTTAGTTGGAGGAGGAGTAGGTTGTTGTATAGAACTAGTATCAAAACTAGGTAATATCGCCCCAACTGCTATCCCTACTACTATTACTACTACTGGTTTTTCAGTATCAGCAGCTCCTATTGCTTATGGTCTGGCTGGCTGTATAGTTTGTGGTCCTCTGGGTTGTATTTGTGGTTACTGTACTAGACAAGGGAATACCTTAGATAGGATCGAGAATAGGATGGTTAGACTTAGAGTATTAAGTGCTATTAGAAGTAACATCAGGGAAGAACAGGGACCATATGTAGCATTTAATGTAAGAAGTCAGTCTGTTACTACTCAACCAAGGCCTGTGGGATCTTCTGATAGTACAGGTAGTCCTGTTGTTACCAGTCAACCACCACGAGGAAGTATGTCTAGTGTAGGAGGCAGTTATACCCCTGTAGAACAGCAAAGAGGAGAGGAGGGCAGTTCTTCAGAAGGGTCTGACGAAGAAAGTGGTGATGAGCATATATATGAGACAATAGGTGGTGGTACTGGTGGTGGCGGTGGTGATGAAGAACCTATATATGAGGAGATAGGTTTTTATACGACTAATCTTATTCCAGGGTATAGCTACGAAGGACAAGTAAGTTCACTTTTGGGTATGCAATGCGTTTTGACAGGTGTTTCTATACAGTTTCCTCAAAAGCTACGAAGACTTGCGCTGAAAGCTTATGAAAAAATACCAGAAATGTACCTGTCTACTCGAGGTAATAAAGCATCTTCATCATCTGTTCCCAGTTATGGACAGTTATTAAAAGTAGTAAAAGATCCTGCTAAACAGAAGCAAAGTCATATTCCTTACCATGTATTTGCATTTACAGATGATTATAAGGCAAATCTGGAATGTAAAGTACGTTCAAGCCAAACAGGTGTAATTGCTGAGTTATGTACTGGAGTACACTTTGGTTTGATATATAGTCGTCACAATGATGAAAAGAAAGAATATACAGGGATGCAACTAGATGTAGGTAGAGGTTCTGTCAAAGCAAAGTCAGAGATAGAAAGTATAGCAGCAGTTGTTACATTTAATGCAGATCGTCCAGGAATTACAGGACATTTTGCAAGTTGCTATGGATGGGGAACAGTAAAGAATAAGCGATTTTTTACCCATGCAGGTAGAGAAACATCCTCAAGTGGAAGTCCAGCTATAAGTATAACTGGAGGGTTGGTTCAAATTGGTTATAATTTATATATATCAAAGAGTTGTTTAGTAACGCCATATGTTGAAGGTGTGTTATCAGTGGCAACATGTGAACCTTATAATGAAAAAAGAGGGGTTCTTCCATGTAAACTGAGTGAAAGTAATGAGAGTATATTTGGGAAAAGTATAGGATTGCGAAGTAATTGGAAGCTCTCAGAGGATACTGTCTTACAAATGTGGATCTCAGGAATTTCAGGGACTCAAACATCATCGAATATAAGTTTACAACCGCTTGTAGCACCTATGAAGAGGTATGAAGTTTCTGTCCCGATGAGAAATGAGAATTACTTAAGAACAGAGTGTGGGGCGACATACATATTAAAGATTACAGATAGTCTTTCTACTGGAGCAACAATGTTATGTTCTTTTACAAAAGAACAAAAATTATATAATCAACAACTAAGTGCATGTATACAATATGTATATTAA
- a CDS encoding autotransporter outer membrane beta-barrel domain-containing protein: MHNSEKGLSNTPSLSISSFLKRNWEKAKVTCGGVLGSSVGITTLTTGFTLSAIGAVSRGLGTSSRVACLSLGLATAGSCVLGILSKKEELQKIKLERQKEKQRGDQAWVNLQNVKMIQLLDDIEKRKDEDPNRDREQIERIQLVAAELRNASFFIRESGFDLGIWDENDEDWYIQGGVYKMVPPPGKFWDPYEYPDVFEEESATSQEEYTGGKYTSEVVPQLKPVRIVSCPASIPGYSEASHMSSLIGIQQALFSTSEQISTMLKLLGLKAQENVCTPETQLEGSFYSKIQKFQGPVKHIQEETQIKTLGLSIFNIFANIDSYKTNLEHKVRSGQAGVLIDVISGLSCGLTYDCHKGDTREYKGILLEKGSGEVKTKTDTEALSAVIVANTNNAGFTGQLISSYGWGKVKNIRSFTHANREVNTKGLPNIRFAGELIQVGYNVLVSKHVVITSYVETVFSLVKWVPYKEVSGPLPCKLSENKEQVIEKSIGLRSHWQATSMSQIQIWIAGVSGYIETNSIKCEPIQKHASRYKVSVPKNESSYKRTELGISYTANLTNNLEFGINSVIRFENSKKFGGQQMILSLRYVY; the protein is encoded by the coding sequence ATGCATAATAGTGAAAAAGGTCTTTCTAATACACCATCTTTATCTATTAGTTCTTTTTTAAAAAGAAATTGGGAAAAAGCTAAAGTAACATGTGGTGGTGTGTTAGGAAGTTCTGTAGGAATAACAACACTTACTACAGGTTTTACTCTAAGCGCAATAGGTGCAGTCAGTAGAGGGTTAGGAACAAGCAGTCGTGTAGCTTGTTTATCTTTAGGTCTTGCTACAGCAGGTAGTTGTGTGTTGGGAATACTCAGTAAAAAAGAAGAACTACAAAAGATAAAGCTGGAAAGGCAGAAAGAAAAACAAAGAGGAGATCAGGCATGGGTAAACTTACAAAATGTAAAGATGATACAGTTGCTTGATGATATTGAAAAAAGAAAGGATGAAGATCCTAATAGAGATAGAGAGCAAATAGAAAGAATACAGCTTGTTGCTGCGGAGCTTAGGAATGCTTCTTTTTTTATAAGAGAGAGTGGATTTGACTTAGGTATTTGGGATGAAAATGATGAAGATTGGTATATACAAGGTGGAGTTTATAAAATGGTTCCTCCTCCAGGAAAGTTTTGGGATCCCTATGAGTACCCTGACGTTTTTGAAGAGGAAAGTGCTACATCACAGGAGGAGTATACTGGTGGGAAGTACACTTCAGAGGTTGTACCACAACTAAAACCTGTACGGATAGTTTCATGCCCTGCTTCTATCCCAGGATATAGTGAGGCAAGCCATATGAGTTCTCTTATAGGAATACAACAGGCATTATTTAGTACTTCTGAACAAATTTCAACTATGCTAAAATTATTAGGATTAAAGGCACAGGAGAATGTTTGTACACCAGAGACTCAGCTAGAGGGGAGTTTTTACTCAAAGATACAGAAGTTTCAAGGTCCAGTAAAACACATTCAAGAAGAGACTCAAATAAAAACATTAGGTTTGAGTATTTTTAATATTTTTGCCAATATTGATAGCTATAAAACAAACCTAGAACACAAAGTTCGTTCAGGCCAAGCTGGAGTGTTGATTGATGTAATATCTGGTCTTAGTTGTGGTCTTACATATGATTGTCATAAGGGTGATACAAGAGAATATAAAGGCATTCTTTTAGAAAAAGGATCAGGAGAGGTAAAGACAAAGACAGATACAGAAGCTCTATCAGCAGTCATTGTTGCAAATACAAATAATGCAGGCTTTACAGGTCAGCTAATTAGTTCTTATGGTTGGGGTAAGGTTAAGAATATACGTTCATTCACCCATGCTAATAGAGAAGTAAATACTAAAGGATTACCTAATATACGCTTTGCTGGTGAACTAATACAGGTAGGATACAATGTGTTAGTTTCAAAGCATGTAGTAATTACATCTTACGTAGAGACAGTGTTCTCATTGGTGAAATGGGTCCCTTATAAAGAAGTATCAGGACCACTCCCCTGTAAACTGAGTGAGAACAAGGAACAAGTAATAGAGAAAAGTATAGGTTTAAGAAGTCATTGGCAAGCAACAAGTATGTCTCAAATACAGATTTGGATAGCAGGCGTGTCAGGATATATTGAAACAAATAGCATAAAATGTGAGCCAATACAGAAACATGCCTCAAGATATAAAGTATCAGTGCCTAAAAATGAAAGTAGTTACAAAAGGACAGAGTTAGGGATATCATATACAGCAAATTTAACAAATAATCTGGAGTTTGGTATAAATAGTGTGATACGTTTTGAAAATTCCAAAAAATTTGGAGGCCAACAGATGATTCTTTCCTTACGGTATGTATATTAA
- a CDS encoding autotransporter domain-containing protein: protein MLRAYNSHPLLFLQIMFQVIQKIKGNYRKIAVNAIIPFCIFFCVTEAVGMNNNNEHSPSPVNERTPLLQSSHSVQRVGVNPRGEGCCARMKRRCGRCSEGMCSCAIIAAESAICGAASGVTSCIATKKLESELYWALKITCTQLPSPTYAGLVGCGAGCTLAAAVSATSIGCMKCYQTTCNHRTENTDGEQSSDSEDENETSSQIALRVITTQPSSIGISNPAVITRQPDSRDTASSYYSGFLSEFNPKSHIRSLLGMQSALLDISEQTASALRQVVLKTHEHMLMSEMMYQQEGYVYSKGQKFQYPSCVAKVTDSLFLKRYVHHFVTFDSYETNFEHRLGSGQAGIVVDMTSGVYLGLVYRRHNNHGEMYSGIPNNSWTEMIKVRTNTESLSTGLAFNIGRTGITGHLVSCYGWGKAKNIRSFMHGTMEVCSKGSPDIRIAGGLVQLGYNLSVSKQVRFTPYIETTCSVVQCGPYKESLSLFSCELTKNKEQVIEKSIGICSYWKPSDMLQVQLWIAAVSGYRDVKRLSCNIVNSRLKQEISVPLKQTRYKKTDVGLSYLINITPRFCLEMNGMMSFENIKKSKEKQLKLFFTYNY from the coding sequence ATGTTACGAGCCTATAATAGTCATCCTTTATTGTTTTTACAAATAATGTTTCAAGTTATACAAAAAATAAAAGGTAATTATAGGAAGATAGCTGTCAATGCTATTATTCCATTTTGTATATTTTTTTGTGTTACTGAAGCAGTCGGTATGAATAACAATAATGAACATAGCCCTTCTCCAGTTAATGAAAGAACACCACTACTACAGTCATCACATAGTGTTCAAAGAGTTGGAGTGAACCCTAGAGGGGAAGGGTGTTGTGCTAGGATGAAGCGTAGATGTGGAAGATGTTCAGAAGGGATGTGTAGTTGTGCTATTATTGCTGCAGAGAGTGCTATTTGTGGAGCTGCATCAGGTGTTACTAGTTGTATTGCTACAAAAAAGTTAGAGAGTGAACTATATTGGGCATTAAAAATTACATGTACACAGTTGCCTTCACCAACATATGCAGGTTTAGTAGGTTGTGGAGCTGGGTGTACGTTAGCAGCAGCAGTTTCTGCTACATCTATTGGATGTATGAAGTGTTATCAAACTACCTGTAATCATAGAACAGAAAATACAGATGGAGAGCAGAGCTCAGATAGTGAAGATGAAAATGAAACTAGTTCTCAGATAGCATTACGTGTAATTACAACTCAACCAAGCTCTATAGGTATTTCAAATCCTGCTGTAATAACAAGACAACCAGACTCTAGAGATACAGCTTCTTCTTACTATAGTGGGTTTCTTTCGGAGTTTAATCCTAAAAGCCATATACGTTCATTACTAGGGATGCAGTCTGCATTATTGGATATATCTGAACAGACAGCAAGTGCTTTAAGGCAAGTGGTGTTAAAAACACATGAACATATGCTTATGTCGGAAATGATGTACCAACAAGAAGGATATGTTTATTCAAAAGGTCAAAAGTTTCAATATCCGTCATGTGTAGCTAAAGTAACTGATAGTCTATTCTTAAAAAGATATGTTCATCATTTTGTTACATTTGATAGTTATGAGACTAATTTTGAGCATAGATTAGGTTCTGGTCAAGCAGGGATAGTTGTGGATATGACATCAGGTGTATATCTAGGATTAGTGTATAGGCGCCATAATAATCATGGGGAAATGTATAGTGGTATCCCAAATAATTCTTGGACAGAGATGATAAAAGTTAGGACAAATACAGAGAGCTTATCAACTGGCCTAGCTTTTAATATAGGGAGAACAGGTATTACAGGACATCTTGTAAGTTGTTATGGATGGGGTAAAGCAAAGAATATACGTTCATTTATGCATGGCACTATGGAAGTATGTTCAAAAGGCTCTCCAGATATACGTATAGCAGGAGGGTTAGTACAATTGGGGTATAACCTTTCTGTATCAAAACAAGTAAGATTTACTCCATATATAGAGACAACATGTTCAGTTGTACAGTGTGGCCCTTATAAAGAATCATTAAGTCTTTTTTCTTGTGAACTGACTAAAAATAAAGAACAAGTAATAGAAAAAAGTATAGGTATATGTAGTTACTGGAAACCATCAGATATGTTACAGGTACAATTATGGATAGCTGCTGTTTCAGGCTATCGTGATGTGAAGAGGTTAAGCTGTAACATAGTTAACTCACGTCTAAAACAAGAGATTTCAGTCCCTTTAAAACAGACAAGATATAAAAAAACAGATGTTGGATTATCATATTTAATAAATATTACACCTAGGTTTTGTTTGGAAATGAATGGTATGATGTCTTTTGAAAATATAAAAAAGAGTAAAGAAAAACAGCTAAAACTCTTTTTTACTTATAATTACTAA